CCAGAGATTaaatatttctttaatttgATATTGTTTCACTGGTGCCCCCAAAAGTATCACGTTTGAGAGaaggaaaagtttaaaagagAAGTCAAAAAGCCGTATCTAAAACCTTGGCACAACTAAAATAAAGAGGGTCTTATGTCAAAacataaatcaattttcatacCTCTTTTGTTTCTTCCTGGtatcttgaaaattggaaacgaGAAAATGATGTCAACAAtaccgaatttttaaatattcttaACTCTTTCTTTTAAGAGAAaatctttttctgaaagtttacaaaaatgaatccgaatttttattcaaatttttgctgtTGGTGAGAAAAACatgattaaaataatttcaaaaaatgagaataattgccaaaaaaaaaatttgatagttGCTCTTCGATTATCCGCAagatataaatttgaaaattccaaaaaaattaaaaattatttttaaatgttgtaGTGAGTAGTTCTAgctaatttccgaaaaaaggaaaatataaaatagaaaaaaaaccattttaattttataaaaattcgggaaaattcttgaaatttacgttctttaatttttcagataaaatttaaaaagcaaGATCCTATGTTAAATAATTGGCACAATCTAGAACAAGCCAGTTCTAGATTGAGCCAATTATTTAACAAAATCACTCTATAAGTAAAAATAACCGCAATCAAAGAGAAAAGCTAAATATAATGGAATGattaaaatactaaaaaaacttttaaaaaagcttCTGCTGGTTTCAAACGATAAAAGTgaaggaaaaatgtttatttttgccattttccaGATCCTCATGCTCACGCTCAAACGATCGGCACCCAATATCATGCGCTTCATGACGTGTGCCATTGTACTTTACGCTGGTTTCTTGATTGCCGGATGGGTTATTATTGGCCCGTACAGTATGAAGTTCCGTACACTGGCAGAATCATCGGAAGCTCTATTTTCGCTTCTCAACGGTGACGATATGTTCGCCACGTTTTACACTATTAATGATTCCAATACAGTTATCAAGGtaaagatttttcttttttttttctagattatCTTAAATATTTCAGGTATTTGGGACAGTGTACATCTACCTATTCGTGTCACTCTTTATCTATGTAGTATTATCACTGTTCATTGCAATTATCATGGATGCATATGAAGTCGTCAAGGTAATAATGAACAGAGcaaatgaacatgaaaatgaGAACAAAAAGCTCGAAAAAACAACTGAAGAAAGAGCAATAGACCACGCCAATGGGATGCTGTTTGAGTgttgatgaaaattggaaaaatgaaaacaacaaGAAAGCAATAGCTCTTCATTTTCCTTGCCCATCCatctatttttaattattgcggcgaaaaatgaaagatgATCAAGTGCTTACTCGcagctaaaaatgaaattctatGTCAGAAGACAAGGAGACTAGTCAAATGTCAGATTTCGGTGTAACCAATGATTTAGTTTTTGTCTTGCCGAGGTCTGAAAGAGAAAGCATAGACACCACCAgtctcaaattattttttttttttgagaattcatCATTCTGTAACTAGTGAAACTCGAAATTGGCTCAAAGAAATGAGAACCCACCCTTTTTGACATACGTATTATAggtttgcagaaaatttgacttttgaaatttaggtGCAAGTGCGCATCAATCACTTTTCAACTTCACAtgcatttatttaaaaaaaaaacataatttcgacttgaaaaactgaaaaaaataaaaaaaataacgaaatttttttcaaatttctactgAATTTACGGTCTGGTCAGGGCGGGGAATTTTTTACGCGCCTCCATAATATTAACCAtgttaatgaatttttaaatttaagaaataaCAAAACGGTAAAAGTTAATAATTATATCTCATTCATTCCAGGATCGCTACTCAGACGGTCTTCGAGCCATCGAAAAACGTGGATGTCTTCGCGATTTCGTGGAATCGAATCCACCGCCGTCGGAACTCGGCTCACCGACGACTCGATCCGCCTACGCACCGTCTAATCTGCTCAATCTGGGTCGGTGCGTGCCTGTTGAAGTGACACGAATCTTTCTCTGTTCAGGCTTTCTacacactttttcatttttcttacaTTTATGCACGCCAAACAAACTTGGTTGCTAGTTTTGGTGATGGTGTTGTGACAGCAGCAACTAACAGCGTCGTGTAGTGGTTTGACAGTACTAAAACAATCACAAAAgcattaaaacaattaaaatatagaATAACAGTCTCTAGATTACAGTTAGCATAGTAGCACGTACAAAAAACTAACTAGATATTGCAGTTGTTCATCAGTTCGTTCGAAAACATTCAGTTTCTCTAATTTCAGCGGCTGGCAACGACTCGAGTAGAGCTCTTCGTGCTCTTCATGCCATTGACAATGCTCGCGATTGGCTGAGCAGCTTAAGAGATGGAACTcggtaattttaattttaaaagtgtatTAGGAGGGCTTGTTTCGTTTTGCAAGTTTTCGACTAAAATctactaaaaattttcgatactCTATTAACTGAACgagataatttgaaaattgataaataatcCCTCtggtttttcagttttcaatcatTCTCCAACCCGCTGAACGACTCAAATGAAGATGTATTAGCCGACCAAAATGCCAATGGAAACGATCCTCACAATTCTAGGCCATCGAATGTATAGAGTTtctcaatttaattttcttttgttatcAAAAACAACTTTGTCTGTATTTTTGGTCATCTTCATTCATCTTCCATCCCATCCGTTTCTTTCTCCTTCCTCTTTCATATTTATTCCCCTCTGAACAACCTACTTATCATGTGTATATGTGGTGCTATGTACTTTTGTGATATTCTTCTTCCGTTTTGTTCGTGATTTATAATTTGTGATTTCTTGAGAACTTAATAAATtgtaatttattcaaataattcaataaCTTTATTCCAAGTATTAATCAATACAATCAATAGAAATATCCCAGACACGATTCTTCTCTTCAATGATCTTCTCGATATTCTCCGATGCTGGAACAAATGCGATCATCTGAATGCCCAACGTCTCGTCAACTTTCAACACACATCCAGCGTTCTTGTAGAAGTTGCAGTACATTGGAGCAGAGAAGATGGTGATAAGCTTCCGTCCACTCAATACCCAATAACCATCGAAACACATTTGGTGAGCACGGATGATAAGCTCGACACCAAGACGTTTACAAACGTCATCAATCACATTTGTTCCGAAGGTGAAACCAGATCCACGGGAACTTGCCTTCCATTCAAAAACAGATGGATCCGGATCAGCCCAGAGCATGTCATTCACAATTCCACGGAATGGGTTGCGAATTGGTTTCGGGTGATTGCGAAGTTCctgaaatggaatttttaggaaaaaacgACTTCTGTTAACTAACATCAAGACATGTCAGAGCAGGAGACAATCCACCATGCATGCATAGAATCTTTGTAGCGATCAAAGCGGAGATTGGAAGATTGTTGAAACAacgctgaaatatttttaaatacagaACGTCTAGAATGAGAACACATACCTGGAACAAAGCCCAAATCTCCTCTCCACACTTTGGAATCGAAGTCACGCATTCTTCATAGAATCCATATTTCTTATTGACTCTTGCAATTTCATGATTTCCACGGAGCAGCACAATATTCTCGGGATAGCAGATCTTATAGGTGAACAAGAGCATTATACACTCTAGACTCATCATTCCTCGATCAACATAATCACCAGTGAAAACATAAACTGTCTCAGGAGGACGTCCCAATAGAATGAACATGTTGATAAGATCGTTGAATTGTCCATGAAGATCTCCAACTACGACACATGGTGGATCGATGTCAACAAGAGCTTTTTCCGATGAGAAGATGGTTTGAGCCTCGTAGATCACATTCTCAAATTCCTCCTTTGTGTATTGAATTTTgtgaacctgaaaaaataattcgtgaaaaatggtcagtcaaaaatatttaaattccctccaaaagtTTTGGCCAATTAACGATTTTCTCCGGCCACCCTCGTTGATTGGTTTAAAAATGGGCGGCGCTAAACACGGATCGGTCAGATGTActcattttggagaaaattcaaatttcaaaatgaaatccCACTTTCCCCGTACTTACCCCGGCTTGAATTACTTGATAATGTCGATCGAGGAAATCAACAAAATCAATTCTCTCCTGTGTTCGATTTTGTGCAGTCATCTCCGGTCCATGTGCCATTTGTTTTCTTCTCTCAGAGtttttcgccattttcttCGTCAATCGATTCTGAATCTCAACTGCTGCTTTGATTTCAGTATTCTTTTTTGACAGAGCATTTGGCTTATTAATCTCAGTAAGAGAAATAGTTCGACCTGATGGTGGTTGAGTTTTTGCCATTGAACGAACGCttgattttctataaaatgttcattaatttaagaattattaaaaaattaaactaactCTTTAATAATACCACCTGGACGCTCATCCTTTTCATTTAATACATGCGACTTATTTTTGCGTTGTCGATTCATTGGAGACATTGCCACGACCCGATCCTTCTTCCCTGATCTTGCTTTAGATCGAGCTTCGTGAGCAGTTTCCACTCCACTTGAAGTTGCTCGACTT
The nucleotide sequence above comes from Caenorhabditis elegans chromosome III. Encoded proteins:
- the R13A5.11 gene encoding Serine/threonine-protein phosphatase (Confirmed by transcript evidence), which encodes MAEKSRTPVSSRATSSGVETAHEARSKARSGKKDRVVAMSPMNRQRKNKSHVLNEKDERPGGIIKEKSSVRSMAKTQPPSGRTISLTEINKPNALSKKNTEIKAAVEIQNRLTKKMAKNSERRKQMAHGPEMTAQNRTQERIDFVDFLDRHYQVIQAGVHKIQYTKEEFENVIYEAQTIFSSEKALVDIDPPCVVVGDLHGQFNDLINMFILLGRPPETVYVFTGDYVDRGMMSLECIMLLFTYKICYPENIVLLRGNHEIARVNKKYGFYEECVTSIPKCGEEIWALFQRCFNNLPISALIATKILCMHGGLSPALTCLDELRNHPKPIRNPFRGIVNDMLWADPDPSVFEWKASSRGSGFTFGTNVIDDVCKRLGVELIIRAHQMCFDGYWVLSGRKLITIFSAPMYCNFYKNAGCVLKVDETLGIQMIAFVPASENIEKIIEEKNRVWDISIDCID